The following are encoded together in the Pleurocapsa sp. FMAR1 genome:
- the fbp gene encoding class 1 fructose-bisphosphatase, with product MENNAIIPEYSLDRDCQTLSRHVLQQFSNFSTQAQDVSAIMNRIALAAKLVTRRLSRAGLMAGALGFTGETNVQGESVKKMDIYANDVFISVFKQSGLVCRLASEEMEKPYYIPENCPIGRYTLLYDPIDGSSNVDINLNVGSIFSLRQQEGEDLDGKAQDLLQNGDRQIGAGYVLYGPSTVLVYTIGKGVHSFILDPSLGEFILAEENITIPKHGAVYSVNEGNYWQWDESIREYIRYVHRHEGYTSRYSGALVGDFHRILLQGGVFLYPGTEKDPQGKLRLLYESAPLAFLAEQAGARASTGMERILSVVPNKLHQRTPLVIGSTEDVELVESFIQDWARRESEEQALV from the coding sequence ATGGAAAATAACGCAATCATTCCAGAATATAGTCTAGATAGAGATTGCCAAACGCTATCTAGGCACGTATTACAGCAGTTCTCTAATTTTAGTACTCAAGCACAGGACGTTAGCGCGATCATGAATCGCATTGCTTTAGCAGCCAAATTAGTGACTCGTCGTTTGAGTCGGGCTGGCTTAATGGCTGGAGCATTAGGATTTACGGGAGAAACCAATGTCCAGGGCGAATCAGTAAAAAAAATGGACATTTATGCTAATGATGTCTTTATATCTGTGTTTAAGCAAAGTGGTTTAGTTTGTCGCTTGGCATCAGAAGAGATGGAAAAACCTTATTACATACCCGAAAATTGCCCCATAGGCAGATATACGCTTTTGTACGATCCCATTGATGGTTCTTCCAACGTAGACATTAATTTAAATGTGGGTTCAATTTTTTCTCTGCGTCAACAAGAAGGAGAAGATCTAGATGGCAAAGCCCAAGATTTATTGCAAAACGGCGATCGCCAAATAGGAGCAGGCTATGTTTTATATGGTCCTTCTACCGTACTTGTTTACACCATAGGTAAAGGAGTACATTCATTTATTCTCGATCCCAGTTTAGGGGAATTTATTTTAGCAGAAGAAAATATTACCATTCCCAAGCATGGTGCTGTTTATAGCGTCAATGAGGGAAACTACTGGCAGTGGGATGAATCCATCCGCGAATATATTCGCTATGTTCATCGTCATGAAGGCTATACTTCTCGCTACAGTGGCGCATTGGTAGGAGATTTCCATCGTATCTTACTCCAAGGAGGCGTATTTCTCTATCCAGGCACGGAGAAAGATCCTCAAGGAAAGCTAAGATTATTATATGAATCTGCACCGTTAGCTTTTTTGGCTGAACAAGCAGGGGCAAGAGCCAGCACTGGCATGGAACGCATTCTTAGCGTGGTGCCAAATAAGCTACATCAACGCACGCCTCTAGTGATTGGCAGCACCGAAGATGTAGAGCTAGTAGAGTCTTTTATCCAAGATTGGGCGCGTCGCGAATCAGAAGAACAAGCCCTAGTTTAG
- a CDS encoding GuaB3 family IMP dehydrogenase-related protein: protein MEISIGRGKQARRAYGFDEIALSPGVRTLDPSLANTTWKLGGITREVPILASAMDGVVDVKMAVLLSQLGSIGVLNLEGIQTRYDDPKPILSKIESVGKDGFVGLMQELYAEPIKPELITTRIKEIKSQDAIAAVSLTPAGASKYGKIVAEAGADLVFVQATVVSTDHLSPEAIAPLDLASFCNQMPMPVILGNCVTYEVALKLMKAGAAAVLVGIGPGAACTSRGVLGVGVPQATATADCAAARDDYHAETGRYVPVISDGGIVTGGDICKCLACGADAVMIGSPIARAAEAPGGEFHWGMATPSPVLPRGTRIKVGTTGTIKEILVGPARLDDGTHNLLGAIKTSMGTLGAKNLKEMQQVDVVIAPSLLTEGKVYQKAQQLGMGK, encoded by the coding sequence GTGGAAATATCAATTGGTCGCGGAAAACAGGCTCGTAGAGCCTATGGATTTGATGAAATCGCACTTTCTCCTGGAGTGCGTACACTAGACCCCAGTTTGGCAAATACTACCTGGAAACTTGGCGGAATTACCCGCGAAGTACCTATCTTGGCTAGTGCCATGGATGGTGTGGTCGATGTCAAAATGGCGGTTTTACTCTCGCAATTAGGTTCAATTGGAGTATTAAATTTAGAAGGGATACAAACTAGATACGACGACCCAAAACCAATTTTAAGTAAAATTGAGTCGGTAGGAAAAGACGGATTTGTTGGTTTGATGCAGGAACTATATGCAGAACCAATTAAGCCAGAATTAATCACCACCAGAATTAAAGAAATCAAAAGCCAGGATGCGATCGCAGCGGTCAGCCTAACTCCCGCAGGAGCGAGTAAGTATGGAAAAATCGTAGCTGAAGCAGGAGCAGATTTAGTCTTTGTTCAGGCTACCGTAGTCTCGACAGATCATCTTTCTCCAGAAGCGATCGCGCCATTAGATTTGGCCAGTTTCTGTAACCAGATGCCGATGCCCGTGATTTTAGGCAACTGCGTGACCTACGAAGTAGCATTGAAGCTAATGAAAGCTGGGGCTGCTGCTGTCTTAGTAGGAATTGGGCCCGGTGCTGCCTGTACTTCCCGTGGAGTTTTAGGTGTAGGTGTCCCTCAAGCAACTGCCACAGCCGATTGCGCTGCTGCGCGGGATGACTATCACGCCGAAACAGGAAGATATGTACCAGTAATTTCAGATGGAGGTATTGTTACTGGCGGAGATATCTGTAAGTGTCTTGCTTGTGGTGCGGATGCGGTAATGATTGGCTCGCCTATTGCCCGTGCTGCCGAAGCCCCTGGAGGAGAATTTCATTGGGGAATGGCTACTCCTAGTCCAGTATTACCTCGTGGTACTCGTATCAAAGTAGGAACAACAGGAACTATAAAAGAGATCTTGGTCGGTCCGGCTAGGCTTGACGATGGTACTCACAACCTACTAGGAGCAATTAAAACCAGTATGGGTACTTTAGGCGCAAAAAACCTCAAAGAAATGCAGCAAGTTGATGTGGTGATTGCTCCTTCGCTGTTGACAGAAGGAAAAGTTTACCAGAAAGCTCAACAGCTAGGGATGGGTAAATAG
- a CDS encoding 3'-5' exonuclease → MTTQNTTLTKKDAILKSREILANPQKYVLIDVETTGLTAQDEILQLAILNLSGDTIFNAYFLPNTNISSYAYASNNLTIDTLLARGAKPYSDRADEIAEILEGKIVLYYATSHLDKILLNNTAVKYGYPEVVGESVDILRMRQVVEGTKQCPNGGNHNAVKDARVSLAHLKNIAKTPVPELMDVETLVALRSSLDEKKSDLTRQLKDIDNALKEHMLASGEQEITTMNGFNITRKLSITKTRLKENVQLCNIDTKYIQPATLKATAIKKAISDGVDVSWFADYIEDFTIGIKSTK, encoded by the coding sequence ATGACAACTCAGAATACAACCCTAACAAAGAAAGACGCTATTCTAAAGTCTCGCGAAATCTTAGCGAACCCTCAAAAGTACGTTTTAATTGATGTTGAGACAACTGGCTTAACGGCTCAGGATGAAATTCTTCAGCTGGCTATTCTTAACCTTAGCGGGGATACAATATTTAACGCTTATTTTCTACCCAACACGAATATTTCCTCTTATGCTTACGCTAGCAATAATCTAACTATAGATACTTTACTAGCTCGTGGGGCTAAACCTTACAGCGATCGCGCCGATGAAATCGCAGAAATATTAGAAGGTAAAATAGTTTTATACTATGCAACTAGCCATTTAGATAAAATATTACTCAACAATACAGCAGTTAAGTACGGCTATCCAGAAGTAGTTGGTGAGTCTGTCGATATTTTAAGAATGCGCCAGGTAGTCGAAGGAACTAAACAATGTCCAAATGGCGGTAATCATAATGCTGTTAAGGATGCTCGTGTTTCTTTGGCTCATTTAAAAAACATTGCTAAGACTCCAGTTCCTGAATTGATGGATGTTGAGACTTTAGTAGCTTTACGAAGTAGTTTGGATGAAAAGAAGTCGGATTTAACGAGACAATTGAAGGATATTGATAACGCTCTCAAAGAACATATGCTTGCCTCTGGGGAACAAGAAATTACTACCATGAACGGTTTTAACATTACTCGCAAACTGAGTATCACTAAGACAAGACTAAAAGAAAACGTACAGTTATGTAATATTGACACTAAATATATACAACCCGCGACATTGAAAGCAACCGCCATTAAAAAAGCGATTAGCGATGGTGTCGATGTTTCCTGGTTTGCTGATTATATAGAAGATTTTACTATCGGGATAAAATCAACCAAATAA
- a CDS encoding R3H domain-containing nucleic acid-binding protein: protein MQSEIASHRMQVTDNLDKLLTIFPDSIRSKLDEHIQQDSDSLIEVVLDLGRLPEARFRDRAIYLRDQPVTPEEIQHCIERVGMFSTDNRAGIERTLHRISAIRNRTGDIIGLTCRIGRAIFGTIVMIRDLVETGQSILLLGRPGVGKTTALREIARVLADDLGKRVVIIDTSNEIAGDGDVPHPAIGRARRMQVARPELQHQVMIEAVENHTPEVIVIDEIGTELEALAARTIAERGVQLVGTAHGNTVENLIKNPTLSDLVGGIQSVTLGDDEARRRRTQKTVLERKAPPTFAIAIEMLERQRWVVHDDVSATIDTLLRGHEPPAQVRTVDDSGEVTIIHEEPKTSFQPLPSRNNNLVTALHPQGLRASGKMTPLAFGSGKAKRDNVDFEGMIERSWQTKEANSQKIRTPGPNGEDWPVYIYAYGIGRSQIEQVIEVLDLPIILTKDLDEADAVVALRSQIKHHSKLRNIAQDRHLPIYTVKSNTIPQVSRIFRQILNLDDPNIPEPTDLRLFSKAGSDDEIEALEEARLAVEQIVIPQGQPVELLPRSAKVRKMQHELIEHYRLQSDSFGDEPNRRLRIYPA from the coding sequence ATGCAGTCAGAAATAGCTTCTCATCGAATGCAGGTTACCGATAACTTAGACAAATTACTTACTATTTTCCCCGATTCAATTCGCTCTAAATTAGATGAGCATATTCAACAGGATAGCGATAGTTTAATTGAGGTAGTTTTAGATTTAGGTAGACTACCTGAAGCGCGTTTTCGCGATCGCGCAATCTACCTTCGTGATCAACCCGTAACCCCAGAGGAAATTCAACACTGTATTGAACGGGTAGGAATGTTTAGTACTGATAATCGTGCAGGTATAGAACGAACTTTACACCGTATTAGTGCCATTCGTAACCGTACAGGAGATATCATTGGTTTGACCTGTCGTATTGGGCGGGCAATTTTTGGCACAATTGTCATGATTCGCGACCTAGTAGAAACAGGACAGTCAATTTTACTGTTAGGTCGTCCTGGAGTGGGCAAAACTACCGCCCTGCGGGAAATCGCCAGGGTGTTAGCTGATGACCTAGGCAAAAGAGTCGTGATTATCGATACTTCCAATGAAATTGCCGGGGATGGAGATGTTCCTCACCCTGCTATTGGTCGCGCTCGTCGGATGCAGGTGGCTCGTCCTGAACTACAGCATCAGGTAATGATCGAGGCGGTAGAAAACCATACCCCTGAAGTAATCGTCATCGACGAAATTGGTACAGAATTGGAGGCGTTGGCAGCCAGAACTATTGCCGAAAGAGGTGTACAGCTAGTAGGAACTGCCCACGGTAATACCGTTGAAAACCTGATCAAAAACCCGACTCTTTCTGATTTAGTGGGAGGAATCCAAAGCGTTACCCTTGGAGATGATGAGGCACGCCGTAGAAGGACGCAGAAGACGGTTTTAGAACGCAAAGCACCGCCTACCTTTGCGATCGCCATAGAAATGCTTGAAAGGCAACGTTGGGTGGTCCATGACGATGTTTCAGCTACTATTGATACTCTGTTACGAGGACACGAACCACCAGCCCAGGTCAGAACCGTAGATGACAGCGGTGAAGTGACGATCATTCACGAAGAACCTAAGACATCTTTTCAGCCTTTGCCTTCTAGAAACAATAATCTAGTTACAGCCCTACATCCTCAAGGATTAAGAGCGTCGGGCAAAATGACTCCTCTTGCTTTTGGTAGTGGCAAAGCCAAACGGGACAATGTTGATTTTGAGGGCATGATCGAACGGTCTTGGCAAACCAAAGAAGCTAACAGTCAAAAAATTCGTACTCCTGGTCCCAATGGCGAAGACTGGCCCGTTTATATCTATGCCTATGGTATTGGTCGCTCGCAAATAGAGCAGGTAATTGAAGTGCTGGATTTGCCGATTATCCTGACCAAAGATTTAGACGAAGCTGATGCAGTGGTGGCATTGCGATCGCAAATTAAACATCATTCTAAGCTGCGTAATATTGCCCAAGATCGCCATCTTCCAATTTATACAGTCAAATCTAATACCATTCCTCAAGTTAGCCGCATCTTCCGTCAGATTCTTAATCTAGATGACCCTAATATTCCTGAACCTACCGATCTAAGATTGTTTAGCAAAGCAGGCAGTGATGACGAAATTGAGGCGTTAGAAGAGGCAAGGCTAGCTGTAGAACAAATTGTAATTCCTCAAGGGCAACCTGTAGAATTATTACCGCGATCGGCAAAAGTGCGCAAAATGCAGCATGAACTGATAGAACACTACCGCTTACAGTCCGATAGTTTTGGAGACGAACCAAACCGCCGTTTGAGAATCTATCCTGCATGA
- a CDS encoding Light dependent period protein LdpA domain-containing protein produces the protein MLGSWFKLICGASYQHLPAVRSLAVAYSLAGADCIDVAADPAVIAAAIEGIEVAQKLQQKTQLLVEQNNYDSQAFSLTPTPNPQPLISKDHSAKTLVASPWLMVSINDEEDPHFRKAEFDATLCPQDCPQPCVQLCPAEAIDLNKGGILDSLCYGCGRCLPICPQELITTRSHVSNVKSVVSWVQSLKIDAIEIHTQVGHYEDFKRVWTDLAPIVGQLKLLAISCTDAPDVLNYWRSLYELITPLPCPLIWQTDGRSMSGDIGKGTTHAAIAFAQKVLQAKLPGYVQLAGGTNSYTVDKLKQSKMLRQQNSSLFKSVAGVAYGSYARAILAPVLNQLETTELQNIQSNLTNKPMNQLNLKLEQNIDLLEQAVTTASELVDQIKK, from the coding sequence ATGCTAGGTAGCTGGTTTAAGCTAATTTGTGGAGCTAGCTATCAGCATCTGCCCGCGGTTCGTAGTCTAGCTGTGGCATATAGTTTGGCTGGTGCTGACTGTATAGATGTTGCTGCCGATCCTGCCGTAATTGCTGCTGCTATCGAAGGAATTGAAGTAGCCCAAAAATTACAACAAAAGACTCAGTTATTAGTTGAGCAAAATAATTATGATAGTCAAGCATTTTCCCTAACCCCAACTCCCAACCCCCAACCCCTTATTTCAAAGGATCATAGTGCTAAGACACTGGTTGCTTCCCCTTGGCTAATGGTGAGTATTAATGATGAAGAAGATCCTCACTTCCGTAAAGCTGAGTTTGATGCAACTCTCTGTCCCCAGGATTGTCCTCAACCTTGTGTACAATTATGTCCCGCCGAGGCAATAGATTTAAACAAAGGAGGGATTTTAGACAGCCTTTGTTATGGCTGTGGTCGTTGTCTGCCGATTTGTCCCCAGGAATTAATTACAACTCGTTCTCATGTCTCAAACGTTAAATCTGTTGTATCTTGGGTTCAATCGCTGAAAATAGACGCAATTGAAATTCATACCCAGGTAGGGCATTATGAGGATTTTAAGAGGGTCTGGACAGATCTTGCGCCTATAGTGGGGCAACTTAAACTGTTAGCAATTAGCTGCACCGATGCCCCTGATGTTTTGAATTATTGGCGATCGCTCTATGAACTAATTACTCCTTTGCCCTGTCCTTTGATTTGGCAGACTGATGGACGTTCTATGAGTGGTGATATTGGCAAGGGAACTACCCATGCTGCGATCGCTTTTGCTCAAAAAGTTTTACAGGCAAAGCTGCCTGGCTATGTTCAACTTGCAGGAGGTACTAATAGCTACACGGTAGATAAGCTAAAGCAAAGCAAGATGCTGAGGCAACAAAATTCTTCTTTATTTAAATCAGTGGCTGGAGTGGCTTATGGAAGCTATGCTCGCGCAATTCTCGCTCCAGTTTTAAACCAACTAGAAACTACCGAACTACAAAATATTCAATCTAATTTAACCAATAAGCCAATGAACCAGCTTAATTTAAAGCTCGAACAAAATATAGATTTACTCGAACAGGCTGTAACAACTGCTAGTGAGCTAGTTGATCAGATTAAGAAATAG
- a CDS encoding vWA domain-containing protein, whose protein sequence is MADNSIVEDRDYTLIIDKSGSMSTNDRPGGKTRWESAQESTLALAKECEKIDPDGITVYLFSSRFRRYDNITADKVNKIYAENDPMGRTDLASVLLDAVNNYFDRKAAGEAKANGETFIVITDGEPNDYKAVMRVIIETSRQIDRDEEIGISLIQVGNDRKATQFLKALDDQLESAGAKFDIVNTITMDDMQGISLAEILLNAITG, encoded by the coding sequence ATGGCAGATAACTCTATTGTCGAAGACCGCGACTACACACTAATCATTGATAAAAGTGGCAGTATGTCGACTAATGATCGTCCAGGGGGTAAAACTCGTTGGGAATCTGCCCAAGAATCCACTCTGGCTTTGGCTAAAGAGTGTGAAAAAATTGACCCCGATGGCATTACTGTTTATTTATTCTCTAGTCGCTTTCGTCGTTATGACAATATTACGGCTGATAAAGTGAATAAAATCTACGCAGAAAATGATCCTATGGGTCGTACTGATTTAGCTAGTGTGTTATTAGATGCGGTCAATAATTATTTTGACCGTAAAGCAGCAGGAGAAGCTAAAGCTAACGGAGAAACTTTTATAGTTATTACTGATGGTGAACCTAATGATTATAAAGCAGTCATGCGCGTGATTATTGAAACTTCCCGTCAAATTGATCGAGATGAAGAAATAGGTATTTCTTTGATTCAGGTAGGGAACGATCGCAAGGCGACTCAATTTCTGAAGGCTTTAGACGATCAATTAGAATCTGCGGGAGCCAAATTTGATATCGTCAATACCATTACCATGGATGATATGCAGGGGATTAGTTTAGCAGAGATATTGCTTAATGCAATTACAGGGTGA
- a CDS encoding ABC transporter permease, translating into MLNTRKARTLFLAHYAHMLEYRAEIFLWALSNSLPIILMGVWIEAAQNNNFSLGPIDFARYFFSVFIVRQLTTVWVIWEFEREILEGRLSLRLLQPIDPVWHHVARHLAEKMTRVPLMVVFCGLFFVLYPDAAWIPESKNILLGIIAIALAFILQFAIQYTFAMLAFWTERASAIQQFWFLFYIFLSGTIAPLEVFPDNVRRVVAWTPFPYVMHFPAALLMGLPVDVVKSILIIIAWTTLFVVANRWLWRKGLKQYSGMGA; encoded by the coding sequence ATGTTAAATACAAGAAAGGCTAGAACGCTTTTTTTAGCTCACTATGCTCATATGCTGGAATATAGAGCCGAAATATTTCTCTGGGCATTGTCTAATTCCTTGCCAATTATTTTGATGGGGGTATGGATAGAGGCTGCTCAAAATAATAACTTTAGCCTTGGTCCAATAGATTTTGCCAGATACTTTTTTAGTGTTTTTATCGTGCGTCAGCTAACTACTGTCTGGGTCATCTGGGAGTTTGAACGAGAAATTTTAGAAGGAAGACTGTCACTGAGACTATTACAGCCAATTGACCCTGTATGGCATCATGTCGCCAGACACCTAGCGGAAAAAATGACCCGTGTACCTTTAATGGTTGTTTTCTGTGGTTTGTTTTTTGTGCTTTATCCTGATGCAGCCTGGATTCCAGAGAGTAAAAATATATTATTGGGAATAATTGCGATCGCCTTAGCATTTATTTTACAATTTGCGATCCAGTACACTTTTGCCATGTTAGCCTTTTGGACAGAAAGGGCTAGTGCGATTCAACAGTTTTGGTTTTTATTTTATATATTTCTTTCAGGAACAATTGCTCCTTTGGAAGTTTTTCCAGATAACGTTAGACGAGTGGTGGCATGGACTCCATTTCCCTACGTAATGCACTTTCCCGCAGCATTGCTAATGGGTTTACCTGTAGATGTTGTTAAAAGTATTTTAATTATAATTGCTTGGACAACTTTATTTGTTGTGGCTAATCGTTGGCTTTGGCGCAAAGGTTTAAAGCAATACTCAGGTATGGGAGCTTGA